The Lactobacillus sp. CBA3605 genome contains a region encoding:
- a CDS encoding MupG family TIM beta-alpha barrel fold protein gives MLGFSVYLNQPLDTHQFEKMASLQQAGFTGVFTSLHIPEEDATQYLARLKTLGAACQRLGLTLTADVSAAGMRRMGLAIENPNDMMALGVTTLRIDDGVEMATIASLSQQLPIALNASTITTANILALKAANANFDHLEAWHNYYPRPETGLDEAWLKTKNQWLQAQGFTTMAFVAGDAERRGPIKAGLPTLECDRNRQPLAAALNLLRYDHVDRVYIGDPALSCRVRYQFEQYFKNDILQLTGRTTVPALYDQLWHNRIDVARDVVRLVEGRQRLTAIMPVPPVSRPIGAITIDNDAYGRYVGELQLIKRGLAPDQRVNVVGQISAADVALLPLIGGNQAVKIIKEEPNQ, from the coding sequence ATGCTTGGTTTTTCGGTTTATTTGAATCAGCCATTAGATACGCATCAATTTGAAAAAATGGCCAGCTTACAACAAGCCGGCTTTACCGGCGTCTTCACCTCGTTACATATTCCTGAAGAGGATGCGACGCAATATTTAGCACGGCTCAAGACTTTGGGTGCGGCCTGCCAGCGATTAGGTCTAACGTTGACCGCTGATGTGTCGGCGGCGGGTATGCGACGGATGGGACTAGCCATTGAGAATCCCAACGACATGATGGCATTAGGCGTTACTACCTTAAGAATTGATGATGGTGTTGAGATGGCAACTATTGCGTCCCTGTCACAGCAACTTCCAATTGCACTGAATGCAAGTACGATTACGACAGCCAATATTTTGGCGTTAAAGGCGGCTAATGCCAATTTTGATCATTTGGAAGCTTGGCACAACTATTATCCACGTCCCGAAACGGGATTAGATGAGGCCTGGTTGAAAACGAAGAATCAATGGTTACAAGCACAAGGGTTTACGACTATGGCATTTGTTGCCGGTGATGCTGAGCGACGTGGTCCCATTAAGGCGGGGTTACCAACGTTAGAATGTGATCGTAATCGTCAACCATTAGCCGCGGCTTTGAATTTATTACGATATGATCATGTCGATCGTGTCTATATTGGGGACCCAGCACTGAGTTGCCGCGTTCGCTACCAATTCGAACAGTATTTTAAAAATGATATTTTACAATTAACTGGTCGAACGACTGTCCCAGCATTGTATGATCAGCTTTGGCATAATCGGATTGATGTGGCGCGTGATGTGGTGCGACTCGTCGAAGGCCGTCAACGGTTAACTGCGATTATGCCTGTGCCGCCAGTTAGTCGACCAATTGGCGCCATTACAATTGATAATGACGCATACGGTCGCTATGTTGGCGAATTACAACTGATTAAACGCGGGTTGGCGCCGGATCAACGGGTGAACGTTGTCGGTCAAATCAGTGCTGCAGATGTGGCGTTATTACCATTAATTGGTGGTAATCAGGCCGTGAAGATAATTAAGGAGGAACCTAACCAATGA
- the murQ gene encoding N-acetylmuramic acid 6-phosphate etherase gives MNLSHLTTETRNQKTMALDTMPVADVLTLMNQEDQKVPTAIAKVLPQVETAVKSIIKSFQSGGRLFYIGAGTSGRLGVLDAAECVPTFGTEPEMVQGLIAGGMTAMTVAVEGAEDSKAFGKQDLVTAHLTANDTVVGIAASGRTPYVIGGLDYAKTVGAATVSLACNPGALISEHADTAIEVDVGPEILTGSTRLKSGTAQKLVLNMLSTVSMIGIGKVYQNLMVDVKPTNEKLVERAKRIIMQATDCSSTTATTAFIAADQDVKLAIVMVLTDLDHDEAAKRLQAGQGFVRKAI, from the coding sequence ATGAATTTAAGTCACTTAACTACTGAAACGCGTAATCAGAAAACGATGGCGCTCGACACCATGCCGGTTGCAGATGTTTTAACTTTAATGAATCAGGAAGATCAAAAGGTACCGACAGCGATTGCAAAAGTTTTACCCCAAGTTGAAACCGCTGTCAAAAGCATCATTAAAAGTTTCCAATCTGGTGGTCGCTTATTTTATATTGGCGCTGGCACTAGTGGACGCTTAGGCGTATTAGATGCTGCGGAGTGTGTGCCAACCTTTGGAACTGAGCCCGAGATGGTTCAAGGCTTAATCGCTGGTGGCATGACTGCCATGACCGTTGCAGTCGAAGGTGCAGAGGATTCTAAAGCATTTGGCAAACAAGATCTCGTCACTGCGCATTTAACCGCTAATGATACGGTTGTCGGGATTGCCGCAAGCGGTCGGACACCTTACGTGATTGGTGGTTTAGATTATGCCAAGACGGTGGGGGCAGCAACGGTGAGCTTGGCCTGTAATCCAGGAGCACTTATTAGTGAGCATGCGGATACTGCCATTGAAGTGGATGTTGGTCCTGAAATTTTAACTGGGTCAACCCGGCTAAAGTCAGGGACGGCTCAAAAATTAGTTTTGAATATGTTGTCGACTGTTTCAATGATTGGCATTGGTAAGGTCTATCAAAATTTAATGGTCGATGTTAAACCTACTAATGAAAAATTGGTTGAACGTGCTAAGCGCATCATCATGCAAGCCACGGATTGTTCAAGTACAACGGCAACGACGGCGTTTATCGCAGCAGATCAAGATGTGAAATTGGCAATCGTAATGGTTTTGACGGATTTGGATCATGATGAGGCGGCTAAACGATTACAAGCTGGGCAAGGTTTTGTTAGGAAAGCAATTTAA
- a CDS encoding MurR/RpiR family transcriptional regulator: MTNILFTIHSRLADFSKADQKIGRYILKHAHAVITMSTAELATAAGVSTATVVRFGKAIIPDGGYPALKLKLSAETNVDQKLYAEINPQDSLTAVKSKLALRVSHTIEETNVVLENGALKKASQLLAQAQNIYVYGIGASDVVASDFQQKFMRVGKSVMHAADGHLVAVGLTTQKANAVLVLVSNSGEKAEGQQLAEVAKTVAVPIIVLTRNAKSPLGQLADVVLLNDDSEENQTARSAATTSLLAQLYVVDLLYYTYIKADYQTHIQQLIESRDAIQEHF; this comes from the coding sequence ATGACTAATATTTTATTTACCATTCATAGTCGGCTAGCCGATTTTTCTAAAGCGGACCAAAAAATTGGGCGTTATATTCTAAAACATGCACATGCCGTGATTACGATGAGTACTGCTGAATTGGCAACCGCTGCTGGAGTTAGTACGGCGACAGTCGTGCGCTTTGGTAAAGCGATTATTCCAGACGGTGGTTACCCGGCTTTAAAATTAAAATTATCTGCTGAAACGAACGTTGATCAAAAATTGTATGCTGAAATCAATCCTCAAGATAGTTTGACGGCGGTCAAGTCCAAGCTAGCTTTGCGGGTATCACATACTATCGAAGAAACTAATGTGGTTTTAGAAAATGGTGCGTTAAAAAAAGCCAGTCAGTTATTGGCGCAAGCACAAAATATTTATGTCTATGGAATTGGCGCCTCTGATGTTGTCGCTTCTGATTTTCAACAGAAATTCATGCGCGTCGGTAAATCAGTGATGCATGCGGCCGATGGTCATTTGGTGGCAGTCGGTTTGACGACGCAGAAAGCTAATGCCGTCTTAGTTTTAGTATCAAACTCGGGTGAAAAAGCCGAAGGGCAACAATTAGCGGAAGTAGCCAAGACTGTTGCGGTCCCGATTATTGTTTTAACACGCAATGCCAAAAGCCCCCTTGGCCAATTGGCAGACGTTGTTTTACTGAATGATGATAGCGAAGAAAATCAAACGGCGCGGAGTGCAGCAACAACCTCATTATTGGCGCAACTTTATGTGGTGGATTTGCTGTATTATACCTACATTAAAGCTGATTATCAGACGCATATTCAACAATTAATTGAGTCACGGGATGCCATTCAAGAACATTTTTAA
- a CDS encoding PTS glucose transporter subunit IIA: MFGLKKKNKLVRLGAIATGQLMPITAVADQVFSQKMMGDGFAITPSTGQIVAPAAGEIKTIAATKHAIMMTTATGLELMLHLGLDTVELNGAPFTIQVNVGDQVKLGTPLVTMDLAAIQAAGKATTVMTVVTNMDQVTNLTTANNQAITAGEVAVEATLA; the protein is encoded by the coding sequence ATGTTTGGACTTAAAAAGAAGAATAAATTGGTTCGTTTAGGGGCTATTGCCACAGGTCAGTTAATGCCAATTACCGCGGTTGCTGATCAAGTGTTTTCACAAAAGATGATGGGCGATGGCTTTGCCATCACGCCTAGTACTGGTCAAATTGTCGCACCGGCTGCTGGCGAGATTAAAACAATTGCGGCCACGAAACATGCGATTATGATGACTACGGCGACTGGATTGGAATTAATGCTTCACTTAGGACTAGATACGGTTGAATTAAACGGTGCGCCATTTACCATTCAAGTTAATGTTGGCGATCAAGTAAAACTAGGAACGCCGCTGGTGACGATGGATTTAGCAGCTATTCAAGCAGCCGGAAAAGCGACGACCGTAATGACCGTCGTGACTAATATGGATCAAGTGACCAACCTCACTACAGCTAATAATCAAGCAATTACTGCTGGCGAAGTTGCTGTTGAAGCGACTTTGGCCTAA